A stretch of the Takifugu flavidus isolate HTHZ2018 chromosome 1, ASM371156v2, whole genome shotgun sequence genome encodes the following:
- the LOC130514501 gene encoding dedicator of cytokinesis protein 9-like isoform X10 gives MATPAHQETRRFTRGLGKPGTAAELRQSVSEVVRTSVLVVKPKVIEPLDYESVLVQKKTQILSDVLRDMLQFPLEDFEILTLRRQGRTLYPTVPENAERDAQSLFVQECIKTYKSDWHVVNYKYEDYSADFRQLPNKVPRPDKLAVHVFEVDEDVDKDEDTASLGSQKGGVSKHGWLCKGNMNSAISVTMRSFKRRYFHLTQLGDGSYNLNFYKDEKISKEPKGTIFLDSCMGVVQNNKVRRFAFELKMQDKSTYLLAADSEVEMEDWINTLNKILHSSFEIAMQEKRNGDVHDDDDLGKSDSSSGSMDSFQSARDIESRMRSETRLRLFTLDPDTQRLDFSGIEPDVKQFEEKFGKRVLVNCNDLSFNLQSCVAENEEGPTTNVEPFYVTLSLFDIQNGRKISSDFHVDLNHPSVRAMVPSNTSQYINGGGDTHPEGPRLVHGVPEAVLKYPRQAMFSITCPHPDIFLVARIEKVLQGGINHCAEPYMKSSDSSKAAQKVLKNAKWACSRLGQYRMPLAWAARPLFRDASGTLDKSARFSPLYRQDSNKLSNEDMLKLLADFRKPEKMAKLPVILGNLDVTIDNVAPDLTNCVTSSYIPVKQFDVGEKANILFEVEEFVPCIAKCSQPFTIYNNHLYVYPKHLKYDSQKSFAKARNIAVSIEFRDSDEEDAVSLKCIYGRPGGPLFTKNAFAAVLHHQQNPEFYDEYKIELPTQLHEKHHLLFTFYHISCDSNSKASTKKRDLIETQVGYAWLPLLKDGRVITNENHIPVTTNLPAGYLSCQENASKHSSPEVKWVDGGKPLFKVSTHLASTVYTQDQHLHNFFHHCQISAPAPQETGGGGELVKYLKSLHAMESHVMIKFLPTTLNQLFRVLTSATQEDVAVNVTRVMIHIVAQCHEEGLEHYLRSYVKFVFKTEPFTSSTTRTVHEELAKAMTSILKPSTDFLTSNKLLKYSWYFFEALVKSMAQYLIESCRVKLSRNQRFSATFHHSVETLVNLIMPHITQKYKDNLDAARNANHSLAVFIKRCFNLMDRGFVFKQINNYMSCFTPGDPKTLFEFKFEFLRVVCNHEHYVPLNLPMPFGKGRILRFQAVSSHDPAESYDPKVDLQLDYSLTDDFCKNHFLVGLLLREVSAALQEFREIRQISIHVLKSLMIKHTFDDRYTTKSQQARLATLYLPLFGLLQENVNRLNVKEVSPFTLNHSIQNGREDLLLTSALMTPPRSSTFLDTSLHKDVFGAISGTSSPHTSSTPNINSVRHADSRGSLISTDSANSLSDKNHDKSNSLDKNHPAAALGSSLLRCDKLEQAEIKSLLMCFLHVLKSMSEDALFSYWSKASAADLMDFFTLIEVCLHQFRYMGKRYIARNQDGAGPVVHERKSQTLPVSRNRAGMMHARLQQLSSLDNSYTFNHTYSHSDADVLNQSLLEANIATEVCLTVLDTLSIFIMGFKTHLCSDYGHSPLMKKVFEVHLCFLRINQSETALKQVFTSLRTFIYKFPCTFFEGRADMCAAFCYEILKCCNSKLSSIRNDAAHLLYFLMKSNFDYTGRKSFVRTHLQVVIAVSQLIADVISIGSTRFQHSLSIINNCANSDKTIKNTAFPSDVKDLTKRIRTVLMATAQMKEHERDPEMLVDLQYSLAKSYASTPELRKTWLDSMARIHVKNGDLSEAAMCYVHVAALVAEYLRRKGMIKQGCSAFRVITPNIDEEGAMMEDVGMQDVHFNEDVLMELLEECADGLWKAERYELISDIYKLIIPIYEQRRDFEKLAHLYDTLHRAYSKVTEVMHTGKRLLGTYFRVAFFGQGFFEDEDGKEYIYKEPKFTPLSEISQRLLKLYSEKFGQENVKMIQDSGRVNPKDLDSKYAYIQVTHVTPYLDEKELVDRKTDFEKCHNIRRFVFEMPFTISGKKQGGVEEQCKRRTILTTTHCFPYVKKRIAVMYQHHTDLSPIEVAIDEMSKKVAEIKQLCSSSEVDMIRLQLKLQGSISVQVNAGPLAYARAFLDDASTKKYPDNKVKQLKEVFRHFVEACGHGLGINERLIKEDQQEYHDEMKANYRDLARELSIIMHEQISPVEDGMKSALPDSLHIFNAISGTPTTTIIQGIPSSSSVV, from the exons GTAAAACCGAAGGTGATCGAGCCGCTGGACTATGAGAGTGTGCTGGTGCAAAAAAAGACACAGATCCTCAGCGATGTCCTCAGAGACATGCTGCAGTTCCCCCTGGAAGACTTTGAG ATTCTAACTTTGAGGAGGCAAGGGAGGACACTCTATCCTACAGTGCCTGAAAACGCAGAGAGGGACGCCCAGAGTCTGTTTGTCCAGGAG TGCATCAAGACCTACAAGTCTGACTGGCACGTTGTCAACTACAAGTATGAGGACTACTCCGCAGACTTTCGGCAACTTCCAAA CAAAGTGCCCCGGCCTGATAAACTGGCTGTCCATGTGTTTGAAGTGGACGAGGATGTTGACAAAGACGAG GATACGGCCTCGCTGGGATCCCAGAAAGGTGGCGTCTCCAAGCACGGCTGGCTATGCAAAGGCAACATGAACAGTGCCATCAGCGTCACCATGAGG TCCTTTAAGAGGAGATATTTCCACCTGACCCAGCTCGGGGACGGCTCCTATAACCTGAACTTCTACAAAGATGAGAAGATCTCCAAAGAGCCCAAAGGAACCATCTTCCTGGACTCCTGCATGGGTGTGGTTCAG AACAACAAGGTCCGGAGGTTCGCCTTCGAGCTGAAGATGCAGGATAAGAGCACGTACCTGTTGGCTGCAGACAGcgaggtggagatggaggatTGGATCAACACACTCAACAAAATCTTGCACAGCAGCTTTGAGATCGCCATGCAGGAGAAGAGGAACGGAGACGTTCACGATG ATGATGATCTGGGAAAGTCTGACAGTTCCTCTGGCAGCATGGACAGCTTTCAG AGCGCCAGAGATATCGAGTCCAGGATGAGGAGTGAGACCAGACTGAGGCTGTTCACCCTGGACCCTGACACACAG AGACTAGATTTCTCTGGAATAGAGCCAGACGTGAAGCAGTTCGAGGAGAAGTTTGGCAAACGTGTCCTGGTGAACTGCAACGACCTGTCGTTCAATCTGCAGAGCTGTGTGGCCGAAAACGAGGAAGGACCCACAACCAAT GTTGAGCCATTTTATGTTACGCTGTCACTGTTCGACATCCAGAATGGAAGGAAGATCTCCTCTGACTTTCATGTGGATTTAAACCACCCATCTGTGAGGGCCATGGTGCCCAGTAACACCAGTCAGTATATAAATGGGGGAGGGGACACTCACCCCGAGGGGCCGCGGTTGGTTCATGGCGTGCCCGAGGCAGTCTTGAAGTATCCCAGACAGGCAA TGTTCTCGATCACATGCCCCCACCCCGATATCTTCCTCGTGGCTCGCATCGAGAAAGTGCTCCAGGGGGGAATCAACCACTGTGCTGAACCATACATGAAGAGCTCAGACTCTAGCAAG GCGGCACAGAAGGTCCTGAAGAATGCCAAGTGGGCCTGTAGTCGCTTGGGTCAATACAGGATGCCGCTTGCCTGGGCAGCGAG GCCGTTGTTCAGAGACGCTTCGGGGACGCTCGACAAAAGCGCTCGTTTCTCCCCTCTGTACCGGCAGGACAGCAACAAGTTGTCCAATGAGGACATGCTCAAGCTGCTGGCTGATTTCAGAAA GCCAGAGAAGATGGCCAAGCTCCCCGTAATCCTCGGAAACCTGGACGTTACCATCGACAATGTAGCACCTGACCTGACAA ATTGTGTTACCTCATCCTACATTCCTGTGAAGCAGTTTGACGTCGGAGAGAAGGCCAACATCCTCTTTGAAGTAGAGGAGTTTGTGCCGTGCATAGCCAAATGCTCTCAGCCTTTCACCATCTACAACAATCACCTCTATGTCTACCCAAAACACTTGAAGTATGACAGCCAAAAGTCATTCGCAAAG GCTAGAAACATAGCAGTCAGCATTGAGTTCAGGGACTCGGATGAGGAAGATGCTGTTTCATTAAAG TGCATCTACGGTCGACCCGGAGGACCCTTGTTTACCAAAAATGCCTTCGCAGCAGTGTTACATCACCAGCAAAATCCGGAATTCTATGACGAG TATAAGATCGAGCTTCCGACTCAGCTGCATGAGAAGCATCATCTGCTCTTCACCTTCTATCACATCAGCTGTGACAGCAACAGCAAGGCCAGCACCAAGAAGAGGGACCTCATCGAGACTCAAG TGGGTTACGCCTGGCTCCCGCTGCTGAAGGACGGGCGAGTGATCACCAATGAAAACCACATCCCGGTGACCACCAACCTTCCTGCTGGatacctcagctgtcaggagaaTGCCAGCAAG CATTCAAGTCCTGAGGTCAAATGGGTGGATGGGGGCAAGCCATTGTTTAAGGTGTCCACTCACCTGGCATCCACCGTCTACACTCAG GATCAACATTTGCACAATTTCTTTCACCACTGTCAGATCAGCGCTCCTGCCCCCCAGGAGACGGGCGGGGGCGGGGAGCTGGTGAAATACCTGAAG AGTCTGCACGCCATGGAGAGTCACGTGATGATCAAGTTCCTGCCCACCACCCTCAATCAGCTCTTCAGGGTGCTGACCAGTGCGACTCAAGAGGATGTAGCAGTCAATGTCACCAG AGTCATGATTCACATTGTGGCCCAGTGCCACGAGGAGGGTTTGGAGCACTACCTGAGGTCATACGTGAAG TTTGTGTTCAAGACTGAACCGTTCACCTCCAGCACCACACGAACAGTGCACGAGGAGCTGGCTAAAGCCATGACCTCCATCCTGAAGCCCTCCACCGACTTCCTCACGAGCAACAAGCTCCTCAAG TACTCCTGGTATTTCTTTGAAGCCTTAGTCAAGTCCATGGCGCAGTATTTGATTGAAAGCTGTAGAGTAAAG TTGTCCAGAAACCAGCGCTTTTCTGCGACCTTCCACCACAGCGTGGAGACGCTGGTCAACCTGATCATGCCACACATCACGCAGAAGTACAAAGACAACCTGGATGCTGCCAGAAATGCCAACCACAGCCTGGCGGTCTTCATCAAG CGCTGTTTCAACCTGATGGACAGAGGCTTCGTGttcaaacaaatcaacaacTACATGAGCTGTTTTACGCCTGGAGACCCAAAG acatTGTTTGAGTTCAAGTTTGAGTTCCTGCGCGTTGTCTGCAACCACGAGCACTACGTCCCTCTGAACCTGCCCATGCCATTTGGAAAAGGGCGGATCCTGAGATTTCAAG CTGTATCTTCACATGACCCTGCAGAGTCATACGATCCTAAAGTAG acCTCCAGCTGGATTACTCACTGACAGATGACTTCTGCAAGAACCACTTCCTGGTGGGACTCTTGCTCAGGGAAGTCAGCGCCGCTCTGCAGGAGTTCAGGGAGATCCGTCAGATATCCATCCACGTGCTGAAAAGTCTGATGATAAAACACACGTTTGACGACCGCTACACCACCAAA agCCAGCAGGCCAGACTGGCCACGCTGTATCTGCCCTTGTTTGGCCTGCTTCAAGAGAACGTCAACAGGCTGAATGTAAAAGAAGTTTCCCCGTTCACCCTCAACCACTCCATCCAG AATGGAAGAGAAGATCTGCTTCTCACGAGCGCTTTAATGACGCCTCCCAGGTCCAGCACCTTCCTGGACACCAGCTTGCACAAAGATGTTTTCGGGGCCATATCTGGCACGT CGTCTCCCCACACGTCCTCAACTCCCAACATCAACTCTGTACGTCACGCAGACTCCCGCGGCTCGCTCATCAGCACTGATTCTGCCAACAGCCTCTCTGACAAGAACCACGACAAGAGCAACTCGCTGGACAAG AaccatcctgctgcagctctgggcaGTAGCCTCTTGAGATGTGACAAACTGGAGCAGGCAGAGATCAAGAGCCTCCTCATGTGCTTCTTACATGTGCTCAAAAGCATGTCTGAGG ATGCACTCTTCAGCTATTGGAGCAAAGCTTCAGCTGCTGACTTGATGGACTTCTTCACTCTAATTGA AGTGTGCCTCCACCAGTTCAGATACATGGGGAAGCGCTACATTGCCAG GAACCAGGATGGGGCGGGACCCGTAGTTCACGAGCGGAAGTCTCAGACTCTGCCTGTGTCCCGTAACAGGGCAGGAATGATGCATGCCCGCttacagcagctcagcagcctgGATAACTCTTACACTTTTAACCACA CCTACAGTCACTCGGACGCAGATGTGCTGAACCAGTCACTGTTGGAGGCTAACATCGCCACTGAAGTGTGCCTGACTGTCCTGGATACACTCAGCATCTTCATCATGGGGTTCAAG acccATCTGTGCTCTGATTACGGCCACAGTCCACTAATGAAGAAGGTGTTTGAAGTCCACCTGTGTTTCCTGCGGATCAACCAATCAGAGACGGCGCTCAAGCAGGTCTTCACCTCTCTGCGCACCTTCATTTACAAG TTCCCCTGCACGTTTTTCGAAGGCCGCGCCGACATGTGTGCCGCCTTCTGCTATGAGATCCTCAAGTGTTGCAACTCCAAGCTGAGCTCCATTCGCAATGATGCCGCCCATCTTCTCTACTTCCTCATGAAGAGCAACTTTGACTACACCGGCCGCAAATCCTTCGTCCGGACTCACTTACAG GTGGTGATTGCTGTCAGTCAGCTGATCGCTGATGTGATCAGTATCGGAAGTACACGTTTTCAGCACTCCCTGTCAATCATCAACAACTGTGCCAATAGTGACAAAACCATTAAG AACACAGCTTTCCCGTCGGATGTGAAAGACCTGACGAAACGCATCAGAACCGTCCTGATGGCCACGGCCCAGATGAAGGAGCACGAGAGAGACCCAGAGATGCTGGTGGATCTGCAGTACAGCCTCGCCAAGTCGTACGCCAGCACGCCGGAACTACGCAAGACCTGGCTGGACAGCATGGCCCGCATCCATGTGAAGAACGGAGACCTGTCAGAG GCGGCCATGTGCTATGTTCACGTTGCAGCACTTGTGGCAGAATACTTGCGGAGAAAAG GGATGATCAAACAGGGCTGCTCAGCATTCCGTGTCATCACTCCGAACATTGACGAAGAGGGAGCGATGATGGAGGACGTGGGCATGCAGGACGTCCATTTCAATGAA GATGTTCTAATGGAGCTTCTGGAGGAGTGTGCGGACGGGCTGTGGAAAGCTGAGCGTTACGAGCTCATCTCCGACATCTACAAGCTCATAATCCCCATTTATGAGCAGCGCAGAGACTTCGAG AAACTGGCTCACCTGTACGACACGCTGCACCGTGCGTACAGTAAAGTGACGGAGGTCATGCACACGGGCAAGAGGCTGCTCGGCACCTACTTCAGAGTTGCTTTCTTTGGTCAG GGCTTTTTCGAAGATGAAGATGGGAAGGAATACATTTACAAGGAACCCAAATTCACCCCTCTGTCTGAGATATCTCAGAGGCTCCTCAAGCTTTACTCGGAGAAGTTTGGACAGGAGAATGTGAAGATGATCCAGGACTCTGGAAGG GTCAACCCCAAAGACCTGGACTCCAAGTATGCTTATATCCAAGTAACACATGTGACTCCATATCTGGATGAGAAGGAGCTCGTGGACAGGAAGACAGATTTCGAGAAGTGCCACAACATCCGCCGCTTTGTGTTTGAAATGCCTTTCACCATATCGGGCAAGAAGCAAGGCGGAGTGGAGGAGCAGTGCAAACGCAGGACCATACTGACCA CTACTCATTGTTTCCCCTACGTGAAGAAACGCATCGCAGTCATGTATCAGCACCACACCGACCTGAGCCCCATCGAAGTGGCCATCGACGAAATGAGCAAGAAGGTGGCCGAGATCAAGCAGCTTTGCTCCTCCAGCGAGGTGGACATGATCCGTCTGCAGCTGAAACTGCAGGGCAGCATCAGCGTCCAG GTGAACGCCGGGCCACTCGCATATGCCCGAGCCTTTCTGGATGATGCAAGCACCAAGAAGTATCCCGATAACaaagtgaagcagctgaaggaggtcTTCAG GCATTTTGTGGAGGCGTGTGGCCACGGCCTAGGCATCAATGAGCGGCTCATCAAAGAGGACCAGCAGGAGTATCACGACGAGATGAAGGCTAACTACAGAGACCTAGCCAGAGAGCTGTCCATCATCATGCACGAGCAG